In Candidatus Contubernalis alkalaceticus, the following proteins share a genomic window:
- the cmr4 gene encoding type III-B CRISPR module RAMP protein Cmr4 has protein sequence MFTNAKPFLLYALSSIHAGSGSEIGIVDLPVQREKHTGFPKIESSSLKGSIRSAFAEAVEASGDPDNKKKLENVFGSDPDNSDTQAGAIALADARIILFPVKSISGVFAWVTCPLVLERFNQELFMYSDNPTTLPVPEENVVSSNVLIVGEGKIVLEEYTFPVKIDKEANELAERLQAWIFDGFKVNLKDRLVVLSNDDFSDFVKLSTEINARIKINPETGTVDKEKGALWYEENVPPETVFYSFLFTGKVRKNKDNNILLNSEDDVLAFMKNSELFPGVFQLGGNSTLGKGLLRHIWI, from the coding sequence ATGTTTACCAATGCAAAGCCGTTTCTTTTGTACGCTTTATCATCGATTCATGCAGGGAGTGGCAGTGAAATAGGAATAGTTGACCTGCCTGTCCAAAGGGAAAAGCACACTGGATTTCCTAAGATAGAAAGCTCTTCTCTAAAGGGTTCAATTCGATCAGCTTTTGCTGAAGCAGTGGAAGCAAGTGGAGATCCGGATAATAAGAAGAAGCTTGAAAATGTATTTGGCAGCGATCCAGATAATAGCGATACCCAGGCAGGTGCTATAGCCTTGGCTGATGCCAGAATAATATTGTTTCCGGTAAAGTCTATTTCAGGAGTATTTGCCTGGGTAACTTGTCCTTTAGTTTTGGAACGGTTTAATCAGGAATTGTTTATGTATTCAGATAATCCAACTACTTTACCTGTTCCTGAAGAGAATGTAGTTTCTTCTAATGTTTTGATTGTGGGTGAAGGAAAAATCGTTTTAGAAGAATATACTTTTCCGGTGAAGATAGACAAAGAAGCTAATGAACTTGCAGAGCGTCTACAAGCCTGGATTTTTGATGGTTTTAAAGTGAACTTAAAAGATCGTTTAGTAGTATTAAGCAACGATGACTTTTCAGATTTTGTTAAGCTCTCTACAGAAATTAATGCCCGTATAAAAATAAATCCTGAAACGGGGACCGTAGATAAAGAAAAAGGTGCGCTTTGGTATGAAGAAAATGTGCCCCCTGAAACTGTTTTTTACAGTTTTCTTTTCACAGGCAAAGTCAGGAAAAATAAAGATAATAATATTCTATTGAATTCTGAAGACGATGTTCTGGCCTTTATGAAGAATAGTGAACTTTTTCCTGGAGTCTTTCAATTGGGGGGCAACAGTACTCTGGGCAAAGGGTTATTACGTCATATTTGGATATAG
- the cmr3 gene encoding type III-B CRISPR module-associated protein Cmr3, whose product MKLLLNPVDTFFFRDHLPMAAGEDSAATSIFPPRPGTIYGALRSAYIHNEGDFISFQKGSDRDLKKWMGTTDTLGEFKIKAVFLHDGTDTLLPLPFDYQVLEAKYGEKKVERGHIHNLQQNNFFSSDDAGWKLLSFSEDKSSQKGDFYCKINSWKKEMLNPNGVEVIRSENFLTSEPKIGIKRDWQTRRNQEGMLYQIEMNRFQGVEPTKSPGIIVHCENSPDFSEVKYARLGGRNRPWRISVVEEKTEIITQEEKAQIIQQLKETGIARIILLTQAIWKHGFRPGSWNKNDNMLDLGDGINVEVLTASIKRPVTIGGWDIARVRPKERVNAVPEGSVLYVKVQREQVEMFVEKTINGILTDELAHEGYGLTVCGSYPVVTK is encoded by the coding sequence TTGAAATTGCTTTTAAATCCAGTTGACACCTTCTTTTTTCGCGATCATTTACCGATGGCTGCAGGGGAAGACAGTGCAGCAACAAGTATTTTTCCACCAAGGCCCGGCACAATTTATGGCGCTCTGAGAAGTGCGTATATTCATAATGAAGGAGATTTTATATCCTTTCAAAAAGGATCTGACCGAGATTTAAAAAAATGGATGGGTACAACGGACACCCTGGGAGAATTTAAAATAAAAGCAGTATTTCTTCATGACGGGACTGATACACTACTACCACTTCCATTTGACTATCAGGTTCTAGAAGCAAAATATGGTGAAAAGAAGGTTGAACGGGGACATATTCACAATCTCCAACAAAATAATTTTTTTTCCTCAGACGATGCAGGTTGGAAACTATTGAGTTTTAGCGAAGATAAATCCTCCCAGAAAGGTGATTTTTATTGTAAGATAAACAGCTGGAAAAAGGAGATGCTAAATCCCAATGGAGTTGAAGTTATAAGAAGTGAAAATTTTTTAACTTCGGAGCCCAAGATAGGAATTAAAAGAGATTGGCAAACCCGTCGTAACCAGGAAGGGATGCTTTATCAAATAGAAATGAACCGTTTTCAGGGAGTAGAACCAACGAAAAGCCCTGGTATAATAGTACACTGTGAGAACAGCCCAGATTTTTCGGAAGTAAAGTATGCAAGACTAGGTGGACGTAATCGACCTTGGAGAATAAGTGTCGTTGAAGAAAAAACAGAAATTATTACTCAGGAAGAAAAAGCTCAAATTATTCAACAGCTTAAAGAAACGGGAATTGCTAGGATTATATTGCTAACTCAGGCAATATGGAAGCATGGATTTAGACCTGGCTCATGGAATAAAAATGATAATATGCTTGACTTAGGTGATGGAATAAATGTTGAGGTTTTAACTGCTTCAATTAAAAGGCCTGTTACTATAGGTGGATGGGATATTGCGAGAGTTCGACCTAAGGAACGAGTAAATGCCGTGCCTGAAGGTTCTGTTTTGTATGTAAAAGTCCAGAGGGAACAGGTTGAGATGTTTGTAGAAAAAACAATAAATGGAATATTAACTGATGAGTTAGCACATGAGGGGTATGGCTTAACTGTTTGTGGAAGTTATCCAGTAGTAACCAAGTGA
- the cas10 gene encoding type III-B CRISPR-associated protein Cas10/Cmr2 gives MKKNSLIGFNVGPVQSFIAAARKVEDLWSGSYLLSYLTETAMKSVLKQAKTKGVEAKMVFPDRTLDMLDSNQWGDEVEVASLPNRFVCLIEQGQEESAQFCIVAKERVYEEFLNLCKSGVDEVFKKSNVNINVLKEMVQKQVEATLEVFWVVEELGHDYNETRHNLERHLAAIKNNLKYPQVRQEGIICSVCGSHEALRENIPQKDDTIYLIKKELKKTWNKRNETYKSTEPEDNGRIKNNEFLCGVCLGKRTSREFFRKKRKVSDKYFNYFPSTITFAEGNNYYGILLADGDNMGKWFKGDISLLNTGSPGIELQQKISKRLTDFSQNTVPKLVKKFGGRLIYAGGDDLLAFVPMSNILSLALELRNAFGSKEKGLAPEATMSAGIVIAHVEAPLKRTLNFLRDLEQTSKKYINPLTGQGKDALSLAILSRSGEMRTSTIPWVINGNSFSGKLEDCTVTLFNTIIKAMQEDLSSTFHYRFASAFLPLLGSNVMKKKIAVFSDEKNNRELITIEIARLLKRSLKENSKQFDINDLASKLVMLYENMPSTLQFIHLLQIAKFFVRQEGGDKLEIAFKSS, from the coding sequence ATGAAAAAAAACAGTTTAATTGGTTTTAATGTAGGTCCGGTTCAGTCTTTTATAGCAGCAGCAAGAAAAGTCGAGGATCTATGGAGTGGAAGCTACTTACTTTCCTATCTAACTGAAACAGCAATGAAATCAGTTTTGAAACAAGCTAAAACTAAAGGAGTAGAGGCCAAGATGGTCTTTCCCGACCGAACCTTAGATATGCTTGATTCAAACCAGTGGGGAGATGAAGTGGAAGTGGCTTCTCTTCCCAATCGCTTTGTTTGCTTAATTGAACAGGGTCAGGAAGAATCGGCACAGTTTTGTATTGTAGCCAAAGAAAGGGTGTATGAGGAATTCTTAAATTTATGTAAGTCGGGTGTAGATGAAGTTTTCAAAAAAAGCAATGTAAATATTAATGTGCTAAAGGAAATGGTTCAAAAACAGGTTGAGGCTACCCTAGAAGTTTTCTGGGTTGTAGAAGAGTTAGGACATGATTACAATGAAACTCGACATAACTTAGAAAGGCACCTGGCAGCCATTAAAAATAATCTTAAATATCCACAAGTGCGTCAAGAAGGTATAATTTGTTCCGTTTGCGGAAGCCATGAAGCATTACGGGAAAATATACCACAAAAAGATGACACAATTTATTTGATTAAAAAGGAACTAAAAAAAACATGGAATAAACGGAATGAAACATATAAGTCAACAGAACCGGAAGATAATGGTAGAATAAAAAATAATGAATTCTTGTGTGGTGTTTGTCTGGGGAAGAGAACTTCAAGAGAATTTTTTAGAAAGAAAAGAAAGGTTTCTGATAAATATTTTAATTATTTTCCTTCCACAATAACATTTGCAGAAGGTAATAATTATTACGGTATACTACTGGCTGACGGCGACAATATGGGCAAATGGTTTAAAGGAGATATTTCACTTTTAAATACCGGCAGTCCAGGCATAGAATTACAACAAAAAATTAGTAAACGATTGACAGACTTTTCACAGAACACTGTTCCTAAATTGGTAAAAAAGTTTGGAGGAAGACTGATTTATGCTGGAGGAGACGATCTGTTGGCATTTGTGCCAATGTCAAACATTTTATCCCTGGCCTTAGAGCTAAGAAACGCCTTTGGGAGTAAAGAAAAAGGCTTAGCTCCGGAAGCCACTATGTCAGCTGGTATTGTTATTGCTCACGTAGAAGCTCCCTTAAAACGAACTTTAAACTTTTTGAGAGATTTGGAACAAACTTCAAAAAAATATATTAATCCCCTTACTGGCCAGGGGAAGGATGCACTATCCTTAGCAATTCTAAGCAGAAGTGGAGAAATGCGAACATCTACCATTCCTTGGGTTATAAATGGCAACTCTTTTTCAGGTAAACTTGAAGACTGCACAGTTACATTATTTAATACTATTATAAAAGCGATGCAAGAAGACTTGTCGTCTACTTTTCACTATAGATTTGCATCAGCCTTTTTGCCTCTATTAGGATCTAATGTAATGAAGAAAAAAATTGCCGTTTTTTCAGACGAAAAGAATAACAGGGAACTAATAACGATAGAAATAGCAAGGCTATTAAAGCGTTCTCTTAAAGAAAACTCAAAACAATTTGATATTAATGATTTAGCCAGCAAGTTGGTTATGCTTTACGAAAATATGCCATCTACCTTACAGTTTATACACCTGCTACAAATTGCAAAATTTTTTGTAAGACAAGAAGGAGGGGATAAACTTGAAATTGCTTTTAAATCCAGTTGA
- the cmr1 gene encoding type III-B CRISPR module RAMP protein Cmr1, with amino-acid sequence MIDIDIEMLRTVSSIRKKIFRVNVLTPLLMHGWLESYGNNKTRPLKSEIRTTSIKGVLRYWWRSLCYDCSWQELLKEEQIFFGGSSGSEEGNRSPAALSIENSDRGLSDFSICPHKGQRFPTKGINPQSNFNLVLSVQIKDNEKYDFYNNLIIFTLHLAGFGQRSRRGAGSLQWHHHQWQNGVEFVYSLKTIIEELRKEMYFKFYSRSNGLILDRVKGKGNHPVLAGIWLGQCFGTQEDARKKISEAGHVANSNDKKQLLGMSNPRKASPLHGSIRKFGENYVPVISEVISDKERENESYIIARNKFLEHLGVIV; translated from the coding sequence TTGATTGATATTGATATTGAAATGTTGAGGACGGTATCTTCTATAAGAAAGAAAATATTTAGAGTGAATGTATTAACACCACTTTTAATGCATGGATGGCTAGAAAGTTATGGAAATAATAAGACAAGGCCATTGAAATCGGAAATACGAACGACCTCAATAAAAGGTGTTTTAAGGTACTGGTGGCGGTCTCTTTGTTATGACTGTTCATGGCAAGAACTTCTAAAAGAGGAACAAATTTTTTTTGGTGGTAGTAGTGGCAGCGAAGAAGGCAATCGTTCACCAGCTGCATTATCTATTGAAAATTCTGACAGGGGTTTAAGTGATTTTTCCATTTGTCCTCATAAAGGTCAGCGCTTCCCAACTAAAGGGATTAATCCACAAAGTAATTTCAATCTTGTTTTGAGTGTGCAAATCAAGGATAACGAAAAGTATGATTTTTACAATAATTTGATAATTTTCACCTTGCACCTGGCAGGTTTTGGACAACGATCACGAAGAGGAGCGGGATCACTGCAGTGGCATCACCACCAATGGCAAAATGGAGTCGAATTTGTTTATTCCTTGAAAACAATAATAGAGGAATTAAGAAAGGAGATGTATTTCAAATTCTATAGTAGATCAAATGGGCTTATATTGGATCGTGTCAAAGGTAAAGGCAATCACCCCGTTCTTGCCGGAATTTGGCTCGGGCAGTGTTTTGGTACTCAGGAAGATGCTCGCAAGAAGATTAGTGAAGCTGGACATGTTGCAAATTCTAATGATAAAAAACAATTATTAGGGATGTCAAATCCCAGAAAGGCTTCACCATTACACGGTAGCATAAGAAAGTTTGGGGAAAATTATGTTCCTGTAATTTCTGAAGTAATTTCAGATAAGGAGCGAGAAAACGAGTCTTATATTATTGCAAGAAATAAGTTTTTAGAGCACTTGGGGGTTATTGTATGA